The following coding sequences lie in one Flagellimonas eckloniae genomic window:
- a CDS encoding SemiSWEET family sugar transporter: protein METIEIIGLVAATLTTSSFVPQVYKTWKYKSTKDISFTMYIGFFVGTMLWLYYGIQYQSLAIILANAVTGILVLFMLLLKFRYK from the coding sequence ATGGAAACCATTGAAATAATTGGTCTTGTGGCCGCAACATTGACCACTAGTTCGTTTGTCCCGCAAGTCTATAAAACCTGGAAATACAAATCTACCAAAGACATTTCCTTTACCATGTACATAGGATTTTTTGTTGGGACCATGCTTTGGTTGTACTACGGAATACAATACCAAAGTCTGGCCATTATTTTGGCTAATGCCGTTACTGGAATTTTGGTGTTGTTCATGCTTCTTTTAAAATTTAGATATAAATGA
- the ald gene encoding alanine dehydrogenase, which translates to MIVGIPKEIKNNESRVGMTPAGVFELVKNNHTVYVQSGAGEGSGFFNQDYQQVGASILETIDEVYAASDMIVKVKEPIETEYRLIKEGQIVFTYFHFASSERLTKAMVDSKSVCIAYETVEDAEGTLPLLTPMSEVAGRMAIQQGAKYLEKPVKGRGVLLGGVPGVAPGRVLVLGAGTVGIQAAKMAAGLGAHVTILDVNMKRLRYVNDVMPSHVVTEFSNEFNIRKHIKTHDLIVGGVLLKGAKAPNLITRDMLKEMRPGTVIVDVAVDQGGCIETTKATTHEDPVYIIDDIVHYCVANMPGAVPYTSTVALTNVTLPYVLKLANMGWQSACNLDKALSKGLNIVEGEIVYKEITEAFNWEPVFA; encoded by the coding sequence ATGATTGTAGGTATTCCAAAAGAAATCAAGAATAACGAAAGCCGAGTTGGAATGACTCCGGCTGGAGTTTTTGAATTGGTAAAGAATAACCATACCGTTTATGTGCAGTCTGGAGCAGGTGAAGGTAGCGGTTTTTTCAATCAGGATTATCAACAGGTTGGTGCAAGTATTTTAGAGACAATAGATGAGGTATACGCTGCAAGCGATATGATCGTAAAAGTAAAGGAGCCCATCGAAACAGAATATCGATTGATTAAAGAAGGTCAGATTGTGTTTACCTATTTCCATTTTGCTTCCAGTGAAAGATTGACCAAAGCTATGGTTGATAGTAAATCGGTCTGTATTGCCTATGAAACAGTTGAGGATGCTGAAGGAACATTGCCCTTGCTAACGCCAATGTCGGAAGTAGCTGGAAGAATGGCAATTCAACAAGGAGCAAAATATTTGGAGAAACCCGTAAAAGGTAGAGGAGTGCTTTTAGGAGGTGTTCCTGGAGTGGCACCCGGAAGGGTTTTGGTATTGGGCGCAGGTACCGTAGGTATTCAAGCTGCTAAAATGGCAGCCGGATTGGGTGCCCATGTAACCATATTGGACGTTAATATGAAACGGTTGCGCTATGTCAATGATGTAATGCCCAGTCATGTAGTCACCGAATTTTCAAATGAATTTAATATCAGAAAGCATATAAAAACCCATGATCTTATTGTAGGAGGTGTGCTCTTAAAAGGAGCAAAAGCACCAAACCTTATCACTAGGGATATGCTTAAAGAAATGCGCCCGGGAACCGTAATTGTGGATGTTGCGGTAGACCAGGGTGGTTGTATTGAAACAACAAAAGCCACAACCCATGAAGACCCGGTGTACATTATAGATGATATTGTACACTATTGCGTAGCTAATATGCCTGGGGCAGTCCCTTACACATCTACGGTTGCCTTGACTAATGTAACACTGCCCTATGTATTAAAATTAGCTAACATGGGATGGCAAAGTGCCTGTAATTTGGATAAAGCCCTTTCTAAAGGGCTTAACATTGTTGAAGGAGAAATTGTATACAAAGAAATTACAGAAGCCTTTAATTGGGAGCCTGTATTTGCTTAA
- a CDS encoding zinc metallopeptidase, with protein MMTYYILIGAVALISWVVSSRLKSKFKKYSKVHLRNGMSGAEIAQKMLDDHGIRDVKVISTAGMLTDHYNPKNKTVNLSEGVYSQRNASAAAVAAHEVGHAVQHAQAYEWLTMRSKLVPVVSVTSGMSTWVVFGGLMLGAAAGVGIGYYIAIAGLVMMGFATIFSFITLPVEYDASNRALAWLKQKNMVSQEEYAGAEDALKWAARTYLVAALGALASLVYWAFQVFGGRD; from the coding sequence ATGATGACATATTATATATTGATTGGTGCTGTGGCCTTGATCAGCTGGGTTGTAAGCAGTCGATTGAAAAGTAAATTCAAAAAATATTCCAAGGTTCACCTTCGTAATGGTATGAGCGGAGCTGAAATTGCGCAAAAAATGCTTGATGACCATGGTATTAGGGATGTCAAAGTGATTTCCACTGCTGGAATGCTCACAGATCATTACAATCCTAAAAACAAAACTGTAAACTTGAGCGAAGGGGTGTATAGCCAACGCAATGCATCTGCAGCTGCGGTTGCCGCGCATGAAGTTGGTCATGCCGTGCAACATGCCCAAGCCTATGAATGGCTGACCATGCGATCTAAGTTGGTTCCTGTGGTTAGCGTTACGTCTGGGATGTCTACTTGGGTGGTTTTTGGTGGATTGATGCTAGGTGCCGCAGCAGGAGTTGGAATTGGCTACTATATTGCCATTGCTGGTTTGGTAATGATGGGCTTTGCTACAATTTTTAGTTTTATCACTTTACCCGTGGAATATGATGCAAGCAACCGCGCATTGGCATGGCTAAAGCAAAAAAATATGGTAAGTCAAGAGGAGTATGCCGGTGCTGAAGATGCCTTAAAATGGGCGGCCAGAACCTATTTGGTTGCGGCTTTGGGAGCCTTGGCTTCATTGGTGTATTGGGCTTTCCAAGTTTTTGGCGGAAGGGACTAA
- a CDS encoding Lrp/AsnC family transcriptional regulator has protein sequence MKTPNSSVKIDGIDKKILRYLMEDARRPILEIARNIGISGAAIHQRLRKLEKSGLLAGSKFIINPKVLGYTTMAYIGVFLDKAMANPQAVKALEKIPEVLECHYTTGNWSILIKVLCKDNEHLMMVLNKKIQQIDGVSRTETFISLNQQIDRQISI, from the coding sequence ATGAAGACTCCTAACAGTTCGGTTAAAATTGATGGTATTGATAAAAAAATACTAAGGTATTTGATGGAAGATGCCCGTAGGCCCATTTTAGAAATTGCCCGAAACATCGGTATTTCTGGAGCCGCGATACATCAACGGCTACGTAAATTGGAAAAATCTGGATTGTTGGCAGGCTCTAAATTCATCATCAACCCCAAAGTTTTGGGATATACCACAATGGCTTACATTGGTGTTTTTCTGGACAAGGCAATGGCCAATCCTCAAGCAGTCAAAGCTTTGGAAAAAATTCCTGAAGTGCTGGAATGCCATTATACAACTGGAAACTGGTCTATTCTTATTAAGGTTTTATGCAAGGACAATGAACATTTGATGATGGTATTGAACAAAAAAATTCAACAAATCGATGGAGTTTCCAGAACTGAGACCTTTATTTCATTAAATCAGCAGATAGACCGACAGATTTCAATATAA
- a CDS encoding saccharopine dehydrogenase family protein, translating to MARTILVFGAGKSTSYLLDYILKKSKEENLHLLIGDINPENISTSISSHKNCTVIALDIFNDDERRKAIVSASIVVSMLPPRLHIKIAEGCIHYKKHLVTASYISKEIQKLDNDARKSGLVFMNEIGLDPGIDHMSAMEVIDRIRNQGGKMLLFESFTGGLVAPEHDSNLWNYKFTWNPRNVVLAGQGGAAKFIQEGSYKYIPYQKLFRRTELLNIDGYGSFEVYPNRDSLKYRDAYGLQDVLTLYRGTMRRVGFSKAWQMFVLLGMTDDSYNIENSEGMSYRQFVNLFLPYSPTDSVELKLRHYLKIDQDDIKWGKLLELNLFDETKRIPLKNASPAQMLQYILEDNWTLEADEKDMIVMYHKFGYEIDGKKKQIDANMVVLGENQNYTAMAKTVGLPVAMAALQILNGKIKTPGVQIPIKSEVYRPILSELKQYGINFKEYEVPYLGYNPNSIGS from the coding sequence ATGGCCCGCACTATTTTGGTCTTTGGAGCAGGAAAATCTACCTCATATCTATTGGATTATATCCTAAAAAAATCAAAAGAGGAGAATCTTCATTTGTTAATTGGCGACATCAATCCTGAGAACATTTCAACCTCCATTTCCTCCCATAAGAATTGTACTGTCATTGCTTTGGACATATTTAATGATGACGAAAGAAGGAAGGCCATAGTATCAGCATCAATTGTGGTTTCAATGTTGCCCCCAAGACTACATATAAAAATAGCGGAGGGCTGTATCCACTATAAAAAGCATCTTGTTACTGCATCTTATATAAGCAAAGAGATTCAAAAACTGGACAATGACGCAAGAAAAAGCGGTCTTGTTTTTATGAATGAAATAGGGCTGGATCCTGGCATAGATCATATGAGTGCCATGGAAGTTATTGATCGTATTCGCAATCAGGGCGGAAAAATGTTACTTTTTGAATCTTTTACGGGTGGTTTGGTTGCCCCTGAACACGATTCAAATCTTTGGAACTATAAATTTACATGGAACCCAAGAAATGTGGTACTGGCCGGTCAAGGTGGAGCTGCAAAATTTATCCAAGAAGGATCCTATAAATATATTCCGTACCAAAAACTATTTCGCCGTACTGAACTTTTAAATATTGACGGGTATGGCTCTTTTGAGGTATATCCCAATAGGGATTCCTTAAAATATAGGGACGCTTACGGTCTTCAGGATGTTTTGACACTTTATCGCGGCACAATGCGCAGAGTGGGCTTCTCCAAAGCATGGCAAATGTTTGTGCTACTTGGCATGACGGATGATAGTTACAACATTGAAAATTCTGAGGGCATGTCTTACCGACAATTTGTGAATTTATTTTTACCCTACTCACCAACTGATTCAGTTGAATTGAAATTGCGCCATTACCTTAAAATTGACCAAGATGATATTAAATGGGGGAAACTATTGGAATTGAATCTTTTTGACGAAACGAAACGAATTCCATTAAAAAATGCCAGTCCGGCCCAAATGCTGCAATATATCCTTGAAGATAATTGGACCCTTGAAGCAGATGAGAAGGACATGATCGTTATGTACCACAAATTTGGTTATGAAATTGATGGTAAGAAAAAACAAATAGATGCCAACATGGTGGTATTGGGTGAAAATCAAAATTATACTGCAATGGCAAAAACCGTTGGCCTGCCCGTTGCGATGGCAGCGCTCCAAATTCTAAATGGGAAAATCAAGACTCCTGGCGTACAAATTCCAATAAAAAGCGAAGTTTACCGCCCCATACTTTCTGAACTAAAACAGTATGGAATTAACTTTAAGGAATACGAAGTGCCCTACCTAGGATACAACCCAAACTCTATTGGAAGTTAA
- a CDS encoding DUF423 domain-containing protein: MNKTILLTATLLGLLAILLGAFGAHGLEKLITGYAIDTFEVGVRYQMYHALFLLILGVWDGLRIKQKRTVFILILTGVILFSFSIYALSINSLFNFEFMKIAILTPIGGTFLILGWFLFGYYILTKKSIK; the protein is encoded by the coding sequence ATGAACAAAACAATTTTATTGACCGCAACACTACTAGGACTGCTAGCAATTCTTTTGGGTGCTTTTGGGGCACATGGATTGGAGAAATTAATCACTGGATATGCTATTGATACCTTTGAAGTTGGGGTACGCTATCAAATGTACCATGCACTTTTTTTGTTGATTTTGGGAGTTTGGGATGGGCTTCGTATAAAGCAGAAAAGAACAGTGTTCATTTTGATTCTTACGGGTGTTATTTTGTTCTCTTTTTCAATTTATGCCCTGTCTATCAATAGTTTATTCAATTTTGAATTTATGAAAATAGCAATATTAACTCCCATAGGTGGCACTTTTTTAATTTTAGGGTGGTTTCTTTTTGGGTATTACATTTTAACCAAGAAATCGATTAAATAA